Proteins encoded within one genomic window of Brassica rapa cultivar Chiifu-401-42 chromosome A09, CAAS_Brap_v3.01, whole genome shotgun sequence:
- the LOC103869072 gene encoding phosphatidylinositol transfer protein 3: MSSDTKSSPPSESEKTLPPEEYLNKINEVRGLLGPLTKKSSEYCSDAAIARYLAARNGHVKKATKMLKETLKWRTQYKPEEIRWEEISREAETGKIYRANCTDKYGRPVLVMRPSCQNTKSPKGQIRFLVYCMENAILNLPDHQDQMVWLIDFHGFNMSHISVKVSRETAHVLQEHYPERLGLAVLYNPPKIFEPFWKMVKPFLDPKTRNKVEFVYSDDNVSKKILEDIFDMEQLEVAFGGENSDSSFNFEKYAERMREDDLKFFGNTTVSSTSALLTNSDSEVLDSEKKHLEDK; encoded by the exons ATGAGTTCTGATACCAAAAGTTCACCTCCAAGTGAATCTGAGAAAACTTTGCCACCAGAGGAGTATCTAAACAAG ATAAATGAAGTGAGGGGATTACTAGGGCCATTGACTAAAAAGTCATCTGAGTATTGTTCAGATGCTGCCATTGCCCGGTACTTAGCTGCACGTAACGGCCATGTCAAGAAAGCAACTAAAATGCTCAAAGAAACCTTGAAATGGAGGACTCAATACAAACCCGAGGAGATTCGATGG GAAGAGATTTCACGAGAAGCCGAGACCGGGAAGATATACCGAGCAAACTGTACCGACAAGTATGGAAGACCGGTTTTGGTTATGAGACCAAGTTGTCAG AATACAAAATCTCCCAAAGGGCAGATTAGATTCTTGGTATACTGCATGGAAAACGCAATCTTGAATCTACCGGATCACCAAGACCAAATGGTTTGGCTTATCGATTTTCACGGTTTCAACATGTCGCATATATCAGTCAAAGTATCTCGCGAAACCGCTCATGTGTTACAAGAACATTACCCTGAACGCTTAGGCTTGGCCGTCCTATACAATCCGCCTAAGATTTTCGAACCGTTTTGGAAG ATGGTGAAACCGTTTCTAGACCCAAAGACACGCAACAAGGTGGAATTCGTGTACTCAGATGATAACGTAAGCAAGAAGATTCTGGAGGATATCTTCGATATGGAGCAACTCGAGGTTGCGTTTGGTGGGGAAAACAGTGACTCGAGTTTCAACTTTGAGAAATATGCGGAGAGAATGAGAGAGGATGATTTGAAGTTCTTTGGAAACACCACAGTGTCGTCAACCTCAGCTCTTTTGACCAACTCGGATTCTGAAGTTTTGGACTCTGAAAAGAAGCACTTGGAGGACAAATAA
- the LOC103869073 gene encoding FCS-Like Zinc finger 5, with protein MMLLGKRQRPEIKRTTSLSEIKFDLNLPCEPEEPSDHQHVQTLSPRKSKLVTVDEHRQVHHGLLDQRLLAMVSPRGTQRRHSEDYSTHAGDFLRCCSLCKRNLVPGRDIYMYRGDRAFCSLECRQQQITVDERKEKGLVRSTVAAGSGKGERVSAAV; from the exons ATGATGTTGTTGGGGAAGAGACAGAGACCAGAGATAAAGAGAACCACGAGCCTGTCGGAGATAAAATTCGATTTGAACCTACCTTGCGAACCAGAGGAGCCGTCCGATCATCAACATGTTCAGACGTTGAGTCCAAGGAAAAGTAAGCTCGTGACCGTTGATGAACATCGCCAGGTTCATCATGGACTGTTAGATCAACGGCTCTTAGCGATGGTCTCGCCGAGAGGTACACAAAGGAGACACTCAGAAGATTACTCCACTCACGCCGGGGATTTTCTGAGGTGTTGCTCTCTCTGTAAACGTAATCTTGTTCCCGGCCGAGACATCTATATGTATAG AGGAGATAGGGCGTTTTGTAGCTTAGAGTGCAGGCAACAGCAGATTACGGTGGACGAGAGGAAAGAGAAGGGCTTGGTTAGGTCCACCGTCGCCGCCGGATCCGGCAAAGGAGAGAGAGTTTCCGCCGCCGTGTAG
- the LOC103869074 gene encoding sulfate transporter 1.3: protein MSGSAHPMDGEGELSAADMSSPRQRNTPFVHKVEVPPKQNLFNEFMYTFKETFFHDDPLRHFKDQSLSKKLMLGLQSVFPVFGWGRNYNLKMFRGDLIAGLTIASLCIPQDIGYAKLAGLDPKYGLYSSFVPPLVYAFMGSSRDIAIGPVAVVSLLLGTLLRAEIDPTTSPNEYLRLAFTATFFAGVTQVTLGFFRLGFLIDFLSHAAVVGFMGGAAITIALQQLKGFLGIKKFTKKTSIVAVLQSVFSSAHHGWNWQTILISISFLIFLLVCKFIGKKNKKLFWIPAVAPLLSVIISTFFVYITRADRKGVKIVNHLDKGINPSSLRLIYFSGDYLAKGIRIGVVSGMVALTEAVAIGRSFAAKKDYQIDGNKEMVALGAMNVIGSMTSCYVATGSFSRSAVNFVAGCQTAVSNIIMSMVVLLTLLFLTPLFKYTPNAILAAIIINAVIPLIDVNAAVLIFKIDKLDFVACMGAFFGVIFASVEIGLLISVGISFAKILLQVTRPRTAILGKIPRTSVYRNIHQYPEATMVPGVMIIRVDSAIYFSNSNYVRERIQRWLIDEEEKVKAVSLPNIQFLIIEMSPVTDIDTSGIHALEDLYKSLQKRDIQLVLANPGPVVIDKLHVSNFADMLGYDKIFLTVAEAVNSCCPKHSDEV, encoded by the exons ATGTCCGGTAGTGCTCACCCTATGGACGGCGAAGGAGAGCTTTCGGCGGCTGATATGTCTTCCCCCCGGCAGAGAAACACACCGTTTGTCCATAAAGTCGAAGTTCCTCCGAAGCAAAACCTGTTCAATGAGTTCATGTACACTTTCAAAGAAACTTTCTTCCACGATGATCCTCTTAGGCATTTCAAGGACCAGTCACTGTCCAAGAAGCTAATGCTCGGGCTCCAGTCCGTATTCCCGGTTTTCGGATGGGGACGAAACTACAATCTCAAGATGTTTCGTGGAGATCTTATTGCCGGTTTAACCATAGCCAGTCTGTGCATTCCTCAG GATATTGGATATGCAAAGCTCGCAGGTCTCGACCCTAAGTATGGTTTAT ATTCAAGCTTTGTTCCTCCGTTAGTGTACGCGTTTATGGGAAGCTCAAGAGATATAGCGATCGGACCCGTCGCAGTGGTCTCACTCCTTTTAGGCACTCTGCTTCGTGCTGAGATCGACCCGACCACAAGTCCTAACGAATATCTCCGGCTAGCCTTCACTGCCACGTTCTTCGCAGGTGTCACTCAAGTTACACTCGGATTCTTTAG ATTAGGTTTCTTGATTGATTTCTTATCCCATGCCGCGGTGGTTGGGTTCATGGGCGGAGCAGCCATAACCATAGCTCTTCAACAACTCAAAGGGTTCCTTGGAATCAAGAAGTTCACCAAGAAAACAAGTATCGTCGCGGTTCTTCAATCCGTCTTCAGCTCAGCCCATCACGGA TGGAATTGGCAGACAATACTCATTAGTATATCGTTCTTGATCTTCCTCCTCGTCTGTAAGTTCATT ggcaagaagaacaagaaactgTTTTGGATTCCGGCCGTCGCGCCGTTGCTATCAGTTATTATTTCCACATTCTTTGTTTACATAACCCGAGCCGACAGGAAAGGTGTTAAAATA GTGAACCATCTCGATAAAGGCATAAACCCTTCTTCGTTGCGTCTAATATATTTCTCCGGCGATTACCTAGCTAAAGGCATCCGCATTGGCGTTGTCTCAGGCATGGTCGCCTTAACA GAAGCTGTAGCGATCGGAAGATCATTTGCAGCAAAGAAAGACTACCAAATCGACGGAAATAAAGAGATGGTAGCATTAGGAGCCATGAACGTGATCGGTTCGATGACTTCTTGCTACGTAGCCACCGGTTCGTTCTCAAGATCAGCTGTGAACTTCGTGGCCGGATGTCAAACAGCAGTTTCCAACATCATAATGTCAATGGTCGTCCTCTTAACGCTTCTCTTCCTCACTCCTCTTTTCAAATACACACCCAACGCGATTCTTGCTGCGATCATCATTAACGCCGTGATTCCTTTGATAGACGTAAACGCCGCCGTTTTGATTTTCAAGATTGACAAGCTAGATTTCGTTGCTTGCATGGGAGCTTTCTTTGGTGTCATCTTTGCATCTGTTGAGATTGGTCTTCTCATTTCC GTGGGCATATCTTTTGCTAAGATACTCTTGCAAGTTACAAGACCTAGGACAGCGATTCTAGGAAAGATTCCGAGGACTTCGGTTTACCGGAATATCCATCAGTATCCTGAAGCGACTATGGTTCCCGGAGTGATGATAATTCGTGTTGACTCGGCTATTTACTTCTCTAATTCTAATTACGTTAGAGAAAG gATTCAAAGGTGGTTGatagatgaagaagagaaagtgAAAGCTGTTAGCTTACCAAATATCCAGTTTCTGATCATCGAAATGTCAC CTGTCACAGACATCGATACTAGTGGTATTCACGCCTTAGAAGACTTATACAAATCTCTCCAGAAGAGAGACATTCAG TTGGTTCTTGCGAATCCAGGACCTGTGGTAATAGATAAGCTACACGTCTCTAACTTCGCAGACATGTTGGGATACGACAAAATATTTCTGACGGTGGCTGAAGCCGTTAATTCTTGCTGTCCCAAACATTCTGACGAGGTCTGA
- the LOC103869075 gene encoding zinc finger CCCH domain-containing protein 15 homolog, producing the protein MGAEEDGEIRQGSNQTTQIAISRDQFLAWKRQKDAESSAKQAEAARKREQDIAAGRVEMNGRELFLHQPWVFDDTPHL; encoded by the exons ATGGGAgcagaagaagatggagagattCGTCAAGGCAGCAATCAAACTACGCAAATCGCGATTTCGAGAGATCAGTTTCTCGCGTGGAAGCGCCAAAAG GACGCTGAATCATCAGCTAAACAAGCTGAAGCAGCTAGGAAACGTGAACAAGACATAGCAGCAGGCCGTGTCGAGATGAATGGCCGAGAGCTTTTCTTGCACCAGCCTTGGGTTTTTGACGACACTCCTCACCTTTAG